GCAGGGCGACGATGCGCTGGATGCCGGCATCCTTGTAGTGGGCCAGCAGGGCACGGAGTTCGGCCTTGCTGTCGCCGACGCAGGACAGGTGCGGCGCGGTGGGCACCTGGATCTCGCCGTCCAGCTGCAGCACGGTCTGCAGGGTGCGATCACGGGTGGAGCCGCCGGCACCGTAGGTGCAGGAGAAGAAATCGGGTTTGCAGCTCGCCAGGTTGCGAGCGGTGGCCAGCAGTTTCTCGTGGCCGGCTTCGGTCTTTGCGGGGAAGAACTCGAAGCTGTAACGACGGTCTTGGGACATGGAAAGCGGTCTCGTTCCAGCGGCAGGCTGCGGTCCGCTTGCGCGGGCCGCAGCCTGGGGCTGTCAGTAACGGTAGGTGTCCGGCTTGAACGGGCCGGAGGCGTCGACGCCGATGTAGTCGGCCTGCTGCGGGGTCAAACGGGTGACCACGCCGCCGAAGCCCTTCACCATTTCCAGCGCCACTTCCTCGTCCAGCTTCTTGGGCAGGACTTCCACGGTCAGGCGTTTGGCCTTCTCGTCGGCCGGCAGGTCGGCGAACTTCTGCTCGAACAGGTGGATCTGGGCCAGCACCTGGTTGGCGAAAGAGCCGTCCATGATGCGGCTCGGGTGGCCGGTGGCGTTGCCCAGGTTCACCAGGCGGCCTTCGGCCAGCAGGATCAGGTAGTCGTCATTCAGCGGGTCGAAGCCGACATTGCCGGTGCGGTGGATCTTGTGCACCTGGGGCTTCACCTCTTCCCAGGCCCAGTGCTTGCGCATGAAGGCGGTGTCGATCTCGTTGTCGAAGTGACCGATGTTGCACACCACGGCGCGCTTCTTCAGCGCCTTGAGCATGTTGGCGTCGCAGACATTGACGTTACCGGTGGTGGTGACGATCAGGTCGATCTTGCCCAGCAGGGCGGCGTCGATGCTGTCCGGCGTGCCGTCATTGAGGCCGTCCTTGTAGGGGGAGACGACTTCGAAGCCGTCCATGCAGGCCTGCATGGCGCAGATCGGGTCGACTTCCGAGACCTTCACGATCATGCCTTCCTGGCGCAGGGACTGGGCGGAACCCTTGCCCACGTCGCCGTAGCCGATCACCAGGGCCTGCTTGCCGGACAGCAGGTGGTCGGTGCCGCGCTTGATGGCGTCGTTCAGGCTGTGGCGGCAGCCGTACTTGTTGTCGTTCTTGCTCTTGGTGACCGAGTCGTTGACGTTGATCGCCGGGACTTTCAGGGTGCCCGCCTTGAGCATGTCCAGCAGGCGGTGCACGCCGGTGGTGGTCTCTTCGGTGATGCCGTGGATCTTCTCCAGCATCTGGGGGTATTTCTTGTGCAGGATCTCGGTCAGGTCACCGCCGTCGTCCAGCACCATGTTGGCGTCCCAGGGCTGGCCGTCCTTGAGGATGGTCTGCTCGATGCACCACTCGTACTCCGCCTCGGTCTCGCCCTTCCAGGCGAACACCGGGATGCCGGCGGCGGCGATGGCGGCCGCGGCCTGGTCCTGGGTGGAGAAGATGTTGCAGGAGGACCAGCGCACTTCGGCGCCCAGGGCGACCAGGGTTTCGATCAGCACGCCGGTCTGGATGGTCATGTGGATGCAGCCGAGGATCTTCGCGCCTTTCAGGGGCTGGCTGGCGGCGTACTTGCGACGCAGGCCCATCAGGGCGGGCATCTCGGATTCGGCGATGATCAGCTCGCGGCGGCCCCAGGCGGCCAGGGAAATGTCGGCGACCTTGTAGTCGGTGAAATCGGCAGGCGTCATGACAGCGCTCATGCGTGAGTCTCCATTCGTAGTGTGCGAATGGGCGCCGTTGATGCGTTATGCAACGCCCCTTCCGAGCCTGACAGGCCGTGCCTGCTGCAGCGCCCCTCGGAAGGGAGGCGGGAACGGCCGGGCAGCGCCGGCCGTTTGAAACCGGCGAATTATAGCGGCGCCGACGGGCGAGCCCAAGGTTTTCCGTCGCCCCGCGTCTGGATGGGCGCAACGGGATCGCCCGCAAGGATTTTCTCCCCTTCGTGCGTGCTCGATCCTGGTGCGTGTCGCGGGCTCGCCCGACCCGAAACGGGGCGTCGCGCCCGGCATTTTCCCGGCAACCCGCCGCCGCCCTGACCTGGCCGCCTTCTTGCTGTGCAACCCGGAGCCCCGGGATGTGCCGTCCGGGGCCTGTTCGGCCAGGAGGCTCCCATGTCCGCCACGTCCCTCTTCGATTCGCTGCTCCGTTCCGTCGGGCTGCGTACCCTCAACCAGCAGTTCCTCTTCTCCTATGCGCTGATGTTCCTGCTGGCGGTCACCGCCTCGGTGGCGCTCTACCTCAGCATGTCGGTGTCGCCGGAGACCATCAACGTGGCCGGTGCCCAGCGCATGCTCAGCCAGAAGATGACCAAGGAAGCGCTGCTGCTGCGCCAGGGCGCCATCCCCCGCGCCACCCTGGACGCCACCATCGCCCAGTTCGACCAGGCCCACCGCGACCTGCTGCAGGGCAACCCGGCGCGCAACATCAGCGCCCTCCAGGAGCCGGCGATAGCCCGGCAGATGCGCCAGGTGGGGCAGCTCTGGGCCGCCTTCCGCCCGCAACTGGAACGGGGCGAAGGTGACCTGGCCACCCTGGAGTCCGCCTCCCTGAACCTGCTCAGGGAGATGAACAAGGCGGTGGGCCTGATGGCCGCCCATGCCGAGAACTCCCAGCGCCGGCAGATGTGGCTGGCCTTCGCCTGCGTGATCGGCATTCTCCTGCTGGTGGTGTTGGGCCGGCAGTTCGGCCTGCGTCCGCTGATCCATCGCCTGGGCGAACTGGAGGGCGCGCTGACCCGGGTGGGGCAGGGGGATTTCACCCAGCCCCTGGTGGGCCAGCGCCAGGACAACGAGATCGGCCGCATCGTCGCCGGCTACAACCTGATGCGCGAGCAGGTGCGTGGCCTGCTGGGGCAGGTGAAGGAAACCGGCGGCCATACCCGCCAGCATGTGGACACCGTGGTGACGGCCGCCCAAGCCGCCAGCGACGGCGTGCGCCTGCAGCACGAGAACCTGGACCAGGTGGCCACCGCGATGAACGAGATGAGCGCCACGGTCGCCGAAGTGGCCCGCCACGCGGCCCACGCCGCCGAGTCGGCGCGCAATGCCGATGGCTGTGCCAAGGCCGGGCAGCAGGCGGTGCAGCGCAGCTCCCTGCTGATCGGCGCCCTGTCCACGCAGATGGCCGCCAGCGCCGGGCAGATGAATGCCCTGCGGGACGAGACCGAAGGCGTGGGCAAGGTGCTGGAGGTGATCACCGGCATCGCCGAACAGACCAACCTGCTGGCGCTGAACGCCGCCATCGAGGCGGCGCGGGCCGGCGAGGCCGGGCGTGGCTTCGCCGTGGTGGCGGACGAGGTGCGCACCCTGGCCAGCCGCACCCAGCAGTCCACCGGCGAGATCCAGGCCATGATCCAGCGCCTGCAGGACGGCGCCCAGCAGGCGGTGTCCGCGCTGCAGGACAGCAACCGCCTGGTGAGCGAGAACCTCAGCCATATCGAGCAGGCCAGCGAGGTGCTGGGCAGCATCGTCGTGGCGGTGGACAGCATCAGCGCCATGAATACCCAGATCGCTACCGCCGCCGAGGAGCAGAGCCAGGTGGCCCAGGATATCGACCAGCGGGTGACGGAAATCTCCAGCCTGGCCGAGCGCAGCCGCGATGACGCCCACAGCGTGATGCAGGCCAGCCAGCGCATTCAGGGGGAAGTGCAGGAACTGAACGGGCACCTGGATCATTTTCGCACCTGACCGGCCGGGTGCGACAAAGGGTCGCCCGGTTGGCGGCGAGGGCTTGCGCAGTCGGTTCAAACAGGCGGGGACGGGCGGTCCGGGTGAGGCAGGGGCGCGATCCGGGGCCGTCTTCGTCGCCGCGACGGCAACGCAGGTGGTTTTTCACCCGCCTGCCAGGGAGTACTCTGTCGCCCGCCTTAAGCCCGACCCGTGATCCTGCCGATGAACGCCAAGAAGTTTCTGATCCTCGCCGCCCTCTGCCTGGGCCTTGCCGCCTGTGGCGGGGTTGACCCCAATTCGCCGCTGGGCAAGCGCCAGGCGATCTTCAAGGACATGCTCCGCACCAGTGAAGACCTGGGGGGCATGCTGCGTGGACGCATCGCCTTCGATGACGACCGCTTCGCCCAGGGCGCCGTCCGCCTGGAGGAACTGTCCCGCCAGCCCTGGCAGCATTTCCCGCAGGCCCATGAGGGCGATGCCGACAGCGCCGCCCGCGACGAGGTCTGGCAGCGCCAGGAGCGTTTCCAGGCATTGGCCCGGGAACTGGAGGCCGCCACGGTCCAGCTGGCCAGCGCGGTGAAGGTGCGTCCCTTCACCGCCCAGGGTGTCGCGCCCCTGGTGCAGAAGGTGGAGGACGGCTGCGAGGCCTGTCACCAGGAATTCCGCGCCTACTGAGGCGCGAAGCCGCTGATCCCCTCGGCTTGCAGCGTGGCCGCCAGGGCCTGGACCTCCGGGTGCTGGAAGAAGGCCACCAGACGCTCGGCCCGCACCGGTCCCAGGCCGTCCCGGGATTGCCAGTCCAGCGCCGTCCGTTCGCTCAGTTCCTGCCAGTCCCCCTGCAGCGCCGCTCCGCCGCTGGGTGGCAGCCCGAGGGCCTTGAGCCAGCGCGTGAAGGGCCGTTGCCTCGCCGCGGTGAAACTCGCCTGCAACGCCTGGGCCCGCGCCCGGCCGATTCCGGGCCTGGCCTGAAGCGTCTCGGCGTCCAGCCCCAGCCAGTCCAGCATCCCCTCCAGCCCCAGTCGTGCCCAGGTGCCGCGCCCCAGGCCCCGCAGGTCCAGGCCGCCCTTGCCGCCCAGCCATTCCAGGCGGGCGAGGAACTGCTCTTCGCACCCGGGGCTCGGTCGGAAGCAGCTGAGGGCGTGATGGCGCCCGGCATCGGGAACGGCTACCGGCGCTCGCTCGGCGGCGCGCAGCACCACGCTGTCCAGCCGTGGAATGGTGAGCCCGGCCAGGACGATGGCCACCTGGTCGCCGGGGCGGACATCCAGCGCCTGCCAGCGCTCCAGGGAGCCCAGGCCCAGCTGGCGGATGCGACGGCCGTCCAGCTCCACCGGCTGCAGGCGCAGCAGCGGTGTGATGCGTCCGGTCCGGCCGACCCTGAAAGTCACCGCGCGGACCTCGGCCAGTGCCTTGCCGTAGGGGTATTTCCAGGCGACGGCCCAGTGCGGCGGCTCCGGCTTCCAGCGTGACGCCGCGGGGCGCCGGCCCTGGCGGATCACCACGCCATCGCTGGCGAAGGGCAGTGGCGAGCGGTACCAGCGCTGGCGCCAGGCGGCCACCTCGTCGGCGCCCGCCACCGGGCGGGTGAGGGCCTTGGCATCGACGAATCCCAGCCGCTCCAGGCCGTCCAGCCGCGCTTCCATGTCCATCGGGCCGTCCGGCCAGTCCCAGACGAAGAGGCCGATGCCGGCGGCGTCTGCCGTCTTCAGTTCGCGGCGGTTGAGCAGGCCCGCCACCTTGCCCCGGGCGCCCTGGCCGCCGCGCTCGGCCTGCACGTGGTCCGCCAGGCGCCAGTACAGCTCGCCTTGGAGCACGGCATCGCCCAGGCCGGGCAGGAGTTTGGGAATGGCCGGTATCCGGCGGGCCTGGGCGCTCCAGTCCTGGCCGTGGCGGCCGTCGCCCCGGCTGATGGCGCGCACCAGCCGGTCCTTGCGGTACTCCAGGGTGACGGCGACCCCGTCCACCTTGGGCTGGACCCAGAGGTCCCGACGCTGCCCCAGCCACGCTTCGAGGCTGTCCGGGCCGCCGAGCTTGTCCAGGCCGGTCTGGGGCACCGGGTGGGGCAGAGGCCCCCGGTTGCCCGCCAGAGGGTCGGGTGGCTCCGGTGCGACCTCCGGGAAGCAGTCGCGGAGCAGCTCGAGCCTGGCGCGTGCCTGGTCGTAGAGTTCGTCGTCCACCGACGAGCGGCCCAGGCGGTGGTAGTCCAGGTTCCATTGGCCGATCTGGCTGGCCAGCAGCTCCAGCTCGGTAGCCGCGCGGTCCGGGGTCCAGCGGGGGCAGGGCGTGGCGAGGATGGGCAGCAGGGCGAGGGTGAGGGGAACGATGCGACGCGGCATGGCGAGCCTCCTTGCTTCGGGGGGAGGTGGCCAGTCTAGGAAGCGGGTGGGGCCCGGGGGGCTGAATGCCCTGTGGGGCGGGACGCTGTTGCCTGTCGGGAGATTCGGTCGGCGACCGGGTGCGGCCAGCATGAAAAAGCCCCGCGCGGGGCGGGGCTTTTCGTGTGGCCGGTCGGGCTCGTCAGAGGCCGGCGGCGGCGCGCAGGGCTTCGGCCTTGTCGGTCCTTTCCCAGGTGAATGCGGTGAAGGTGTCGTCACCGTAGGTCATTTCATAGGGATTGCGGCCGAAGTGGCCGTAGGCCGCGGTCGACCTTGGACGGGTCCTTGCCGGAGAAGGCGCCGCCGCCGTGGCGGCCGTGCGGCCGTTTTGGTGGATGGCTATAGAAGGCCTGTGTTGACAATCTAGCGCACCACGCCCCCATCTCCAGATGCCCGTAATCATTCGTCGGCGGCAGCATGCGCCGCACCTCGGGAAAGGGCGCTGGTACCAGTCGGTGATCGAGCGCCAGCCACAGACATGCAGCAGGATCGAAAGAATGCAGGGATGAGCCGTAACCAACTGCCAAGCGAGGAGTGATCGAAGCATGGCACTCTACAGACTTGACGCACTAGCCCATCAATCAGTCTCGATCGAATTTACGCTCCGAATCGTTCTCTTGTATCTGTTGTTTAAGGATAGATGTTATTCGTTCGTTTCCTGATAGTTCACTCCATTCGCCTACGGCTATGATCCTCCCAGCGTGAACGACTAAGACTCGATCAAATCTACTAAGAGACTCAAGATCATGGGTAGCACAAATTAATGCCCGACCTTTGAAACGTTCGAATAGTAAGCTCCAAACCCGCTCCGCTGAAGCAGCGTCCAACGAAGCTGTTGGCTCATCAAACAAATTGAATGCTCCCGGCCTCATGATTACCCGCAGCAGCGAAAGACGCTTAAGTTCCCCTCCGGAGAGATTTGTTCCCTGATTCTCTATTTCAAAAGTTCTTAACTCGGAAGCAAGTCGGGGCAATGCTATAAGTCTCAGATAATAGGCAAGTTCAGCTTGATCGCACGCCTGCCCGAAGAGTGCTGAGTCAGTGATGTTTCCGCTTAAGATACAGGGCGACTGTGGGCAGTATCGAAGAAGAGAAAATTGATCTTTGCTTGAAAAGCTACTCAAATAGGCGCTATCTAATTTCAAGGTGTTGGTGGATTCAACCAAGACGCCCGCGAGTGCTTCGAGCAATGTTGTCTTGCCAGCACCGCTGCTGCCGACAATAGCAATGCTTTCGCCTTTCATAATTGATAGAGGCTCTACGAGCTCAAGGAGATTGGCCTCAGGCCGCTGAACAGAAAACGGCTCCAGCGTCAAAACTTCTACTTCAGTTTCCTTTTTATCATCAAGACAGGTGTTTTTTCTAAAATCTTGCAAATCTAATATTTGCTGAAATCGCCTCTGATCAGAGGAAAATTGATCGGTAAAACGATGAGCCTCTGCTACTGAGGCAACATTATTGAAGAAGGCCGTGGCAATAGTGAACATTGCAACCATTTCACCAACCGTCATGAAAGGGGCGGCTGACAGTTGATCCACGAACCCGAAGAGAAGGATTCCGGCTGTTGATAAACAAATGAATAGTGCCTTGACAGAGCCCAGTATTGATGCGGAAAACCCAATTCTAACCGCACTCAACGCATAATTACGATAAGCATTGTCTAGTGATAAAAAAGCTGACTCTGGAGTTCCCTCGCATTTTATTGCCTTCGCAGCAGTAAATGTCTGTGCGAAGCTCGATGCAACCTCGTCCTCTTGATCATTCAGATTATCGATATG
This genomic window from Pseudomonas furukawaii contains:
- the ahcY gene encoding adenosylhomocysteinase — encoded protein: MSAVMTPADFTDYKVADISLAAWGRRELIIAESEMPALMGLRRKYAASQPLKGAKILGCIHMTIQTGVLIETLVALGAEVRWSSCNIFSTQDQAAAAIAAAGIPVFAWKGETEAEYEWCIEQTILKDGQPWDANMVLDDGGDLTEILHKKYPQMLEKIHGITEETTTGVHRLLDMLKAGTLKVPAINVNDSVTKSKNDNKYGCRHSLNDAIKRGTDHLLSGKQALVIGYGDVGKGSAQSLRQEGMIVKVSEVDPICAMQACMDGFEVVSPYKDGLNDGTPDSIDAALLGKIDLIVTTTGNVNVCDANMLKALKKRAVVCNIGHFDNEIDTAFMRKHWAWEEVKPQVHKIHRTGNVGFDPLNDDYLILLAEGRLVNLGNATGHPSRIMDGSFANQVLAQIHLFEQKFADLPADEKAKRLTVEVLPKKLDEEVALEMVKGFGGVVTRLTPQQADYIGVDASGPFKPDTYRY
- the ligB gene encoding NAD-dependent DNA ligase LigB; its protein translation is MPRRIVPLTLALLPILATPCPRWTPDRAATELELLASQIGQWNLDYHRLGRSSVDDELYDQARARLELLRDCFPEVAPEPPDPLAGNRGPLPHPVPQTGLDKLGGPDSLEAWLGQRRDLWVQPKVDGVAVTLEYRKDRLVRAISRGDGRHGQDWSAQARRIPAIPKLLPGLGDAVLQGELYWRLADHVQAERGGQGARGKVAGLLNRRELKTADAAGIGLFVWDWPDGPMDMEARLDGLERLGFVDAKALTRPVAGADEVAAWRQRWYRSPLPFASDGVVIRQGRRPAASRWKPEPPHWAVAWKYPYGKALAEVRAVTFRVGRTGRITPLLRLQPVELDGRRIRQLGLGSLERWQALDVRPGDQVAIVLAGLTIPRLDSVVLRAAERAPVAVPDAGRHHALSCFRPSPGCEEQFLARLEWLGGKGGLDLRGLGRGTWARLGLEGMLDWLGLDAETLQARPGIGRARAQALQASFTAARQRPFTRWLKALGLPPSGGAALQGDWQELSERTALDWQSRDGLGPVRAERLVAFFQHPEVQALAATLQAEGISGFAPQ
- a CDS encoding methyl-accepting chemotaxis protein: MSATSLFDSLLRSVGLRTLNQQFLFSYALMFLLAVTASVALYLSMSVSPETINVAGAQRMLSQKMTKEALLLRQGAIPRATLDATIAQFDQAHRDLLQGNPARNISALQEPAIARQMRQVGQLWAAFRPQLERGEGDLATLESASLNLLREMNKAVGLMAAHAENSQRRQMWLAFACVIGILLLVVLGRQFGLRPLIHRLGELEGALTRVGQGDFTQPLVGQRQDNEIGRIVAGYNLMREQVRGLLGQVKETGGHTRQHVDTVVTAAQAASDGVRLQHENLDQVATAMNEMSATVAEVARHAAHAAESARNADGCAKAGQQAVQRSSLLIGALSTQMAASAGQMNALRDETEGVGKVLEVITGIAEQTNLLALNAAIEAARAGEAGRGFAVVADEVRTLASRTQQSTGEIQAMIQRLQDGAQQAVSALQDSNRLVSENLSHIEQASEVLGSIVVAVDSISAMNTQIATAAEEQSQVAQDIDQRVTEISSLAERSRDDAHSVMQASQRIQGEVQELNGHLDHFRT
- a CDS encoding ATP-binding cassette domain-containing protein; translation: MLDQRIITALGSRPWKVLQVLLFVSLSKLTFVAAPILLGHIVDGLTSERSYSERIPILLVAFCIAGAVQVVINPLQSLHLSRLVQDCVYESSLQWARSVMGKEFEVFSSLRIGGLINTVDRGITAYERLLGFLLISGVPLAIEIAIVGGVLLFYGGIGVFFTVLCTALSYLYLNHRIIRWRRCHIDNLNDQEDEVASSFAQTFTAAKAIKCEGTPESAFLSLDNAYRNYALSAVRIGFSASILGSVKALFICLSTAGILLFGFVDQLSAAPFMTVGEMVAMFTIATAFFNNVASVAEAHRFTDQFSSDQRRFQQILDLQDFRKNTCLDDKKETEVEVLTLEPFSVQRPEANLLELVEPLSIMKGESIAIVGSSGAGKTTLLEALAGVLVESTNTLKLDSAYLSSFSSKDQFSLLRYCPQSPCILSGNITDSALFGQACDQAELAYYLRLIALPRLASELRTFEIENQGTNLSGGELKRLSLLRVIMRPGAFNLFDEPTASLDAASAERVWSLLFERFKGRALICATHDLESLSRFDRVLVVHAGRIIAVGEWSELSGNERITSILKQQIQENDSERKFDRD
- a CDS encoding c-type cytochrome, whose protein sequence is MNAKKFLILAALCLGLAACGGVDPNSPLGKRQAIFKDMLRTSEDLGGMLRGRIAFDDDRFAQGAVRLEELSRQPWQHFPQAHEGDADSAARDEVWQRQERFQALARELEAATVQLASAVKVRPFTAQGVAPLVQKVEDGCEACHQEFRAY